The Moorena producens PAL-8-15-08-1 genomic interval ATGATTCTGGGGCAACAATGGTTAGAAATATACTACAACCCACAGACAGAGCTTCCTAAGGTAGAGATTTCATTTCGCGATTATATACTTGCAGAACTCCAGCTTAAAGACACACCGCATTACCAACAGTCTCAAAAATATTGGTGGGATCGAATTGCCACACTTCCTTCAGCACCAGAACTCCCCTTTGTACAACAGCCAGCGGCTCTTAAACAGCCTCAGTTCAAACGATTTAGTGCAAAGCTTACTGCTCAACAGTGGCAAAAATTGAAAAGCAAAGCTCGTGCAATTAATTTGACGGGTTCTGGAATCTTACTAGCAGCCTTTAGCGATGTCTTAGCTTATTGGAGTAAAACCCCTAACTTTACCATCAATCTTACACTTTTTAATCGTCTACCTTTACATCCTCAAGTCAACCACATTGTTGGTGATTTCACATCCCTGACACTGCTAGAAGTTGACAACTCTATAGTAGCCACGTTTGTTGAACGTGCCCAACGCCTACAGGCAAGATTGTGGGAGGATTTAGACCATCGCTATGTCAGTGGTGTGGAAGTGCAGCGAGAGCTACGACGTCAACGAGGCACTTATCAAGCTATGGGGGTTGTCTTTACTAGCACTCTAGGTTTCAGTGACATGGCTCAACAAGATTGGTTGGTCAACCAGTTGGGAGAAATGGTCTATTCCATTACTCAAACTCCACAAGTTTGGCTTGACCATCAAGTCAGAGAAGAAGAAGGAGCTTTATTATTCAACTGGGATGCTATCGAAGAACTATTCCCTGCTAACCTGCTAGACGATATGTTCAGTAGCTATTGCAATTATCTTCAGCAATTAGCTACTGATGAGAAAATCTGGATGGAAAAATATCCGACTCTGCTTCCACCACAGCAGCTACAGATTATACAACAACTAAACCAGGTTAATCAACTTAAGACCGTAACTTCTGAGCAGACATTGGATGGTTTGTTTGTGCAACAGGTGAAACAAAGAGGAGCATCACTTGCTGCGATCGCACCAGAATTATGCCTAACTTACGAACAGTTATACCAACATGCTGTCAAGCTAGGACACCAGTTGCGGTCACTAGGAGCAACTACAGGCACTCACATCGCTGTAGTTATGAACAAGGGATGGGAACAGATTGTTGCCGTGCTGGGAGTATTGATGGCTGGTTGCACCTATATACCGATCGATCCAGGGTTGCCACAACAACGTCAGTGGTCGCTTTTAACACAAGCACAAATCCATTTGGTTGTCACTCAAGAGGCACTGTACCAAAGTCTTTCGTGGCCAGAAGAAATTGAGTGTGTATATGTTGAGTATAACCCTCACATAGGAGTCCAGAGAACCTTAGAAAGATTGCACCAGCCTGGGGATTTAGCTTATATCATCTATACCTCTGGTTCGACGGGCATCCCTAAGGGTGTGATGATTGACCATCAAGGAGCGGTTAATACAATTATCGACATTAATCAGCGCTTTGGTGTTACGGCTGATGACCGAGTTCTCGCAGTTTCTGCTTTAAATTTCGACCTGTCCGTGTATGACATTTTTGGCACCTTAGCAGCAGGAGGAACAATTGTTATACCAACTGCAGCAAAAGCTAAAGATCCCGCACATTGGCTCTCGTTAATCAATGCGCACCAGGTTACGGTTTGGAACTCAGTGCCTGCACTGATGCAGATGTTAGTAGAGTACACGTCAGCCCAATCCACACCACAGCATCATCCACTACGACTTGCTTTGTTATCGGGTGACTGGATACCGTTGAATTTACCGCAGCAAATCAAAGCGATCTGGACAGGTATAGAAGTAGTGAGCTTAGGTGGAGCAACAGAAGCTTCAATTTGGTCGATTTATTATCCGATAGGAGAAGTTGACCCTAACTCGCGGAGTATTCCTTATGGGAAACCCCTTGGTAATCAAACGATGCATGTCCTGAATCAATGGATGGAACCTGCTCCGGTGTGGGTTCCAGGACAGATTTATATCGGTGGGCTGGGATTGGCACAAGGCTACTGGAAAGATGACGAAAAAACAGCCAAGCACTTTATTCGTCATCCTCTGACCCAGGAGCGATTATACAAAACGGGAGATTTAGGACGCTATCTACCCGATGGAAATATTGAGTTCCTTGGCCGGGAAGATTTTCAGGTAAAAATTAATGGTTATCGAATTGAGTTGGGAGAAATTGAAACAACACTAATGCGGAATTCCTTAGTGAATAAGGCTGTGGTGAATGCGATCGCCGACTCAAGAGACAGGAAGAAAATTGTAGCTTATATTGTGCCCTCAGAAACGCAACCCAAGTTGCCAGAAGCTTATTATCCTAGTGAAAAAGAGGGCATAATCACTGACCCAGTTGAACGAATTGAGTTTAAGCTCAAGCAACCTGGTCTAAGGAACCTGGACTCAACGAATAAGGGTATAGATTTGCCTTTGGATATTGATGAGGAAGCCCTAACCCAAGCTTATTTCCAGCGACAAAGTTATCGACAGTTTCAACAGCAACCATTGGAGTTGCCAGAGTTTAGCCAGTTTTTAAGCTGCTTGCGTCAGTTAAGTTTAGCGGATAAACCGCTGCCGAAATATCTTTATCCTTCAGCAGGAAATCTTTATCCAGTCCAGACTTATCTGATGATAAAATCCGAAGGTTTAACTGGAGTTGAAGAAGGGATTTATTATTATTGTCCTCGACAACACCGCTTAGTTTTTCTCAGTACACTAATTAATGCTGAAGGAGATAACATTTACGGCGGCAATCAGTCACTTGTTGAACAAGCTGCTTTTTCATTGTTTTTGATTGCCAAACTTGATGCGATCGCTCCCATGTATGGGGAATTAGCAGAAAGATTTTGCTTGCTGGAGGCTGGGCATATTGGGCAGTTGTTGATGACTAAGGCTCCTGAGTTTGGTATTGGTTTGTGTCCGATCGGGAATTTAGATTTCCAACAGTTAAGCGATTTGTTTAAGCTAGACTCCCATCAAATGTTACTGTATAGCTTTGTAGGTGGAAAAATCGAGCCAGCCCAAGCTCAACAGTGGCTAACCTCTTCAGTCTCTCCTGCCAAATCATCTGGTGGTTCTGATCCGATTTCTCAGTTGCGCAAACATCTACAATTACACTTGCCCGACTATATGCTCCCAAGCAAGTTGATGTTACTCGATGCTCTACCGTTATCTGCGAATGGTAAGATTGACCGTCGGGCTCTCCCTGTGCCTGATAATCTCCACGATCTGGAGGAAGAAACCTTTGTGGCTCCTCGGGATCTTGTAGAACTAAAGCTCACCCAAATTTGGTCAGAGGTTCTTAATGTTTTCCCAGTGGGAGTCCAAAGTAACTTTTTCGACCTTGGGGGCGATTCTATTGTTGCCATTCGCTTGATGGCTCAAATTGAAGAGCAGTTTCAAAGAAATTTATCTTTAGCAACTTTATTTCAAGGTCAGACCATTGAGAAACTAGCAACAGTTCTCCGGGAGGAATCAGACCATATTTCTTGGTCTCCGCTAGTACCCATTCAAACGTCTGGTTATCAGCCTCCCTTCTTCTGCATAGCCGGAGGAGGGGGTAATGTTCTGTACTTTTATCATTTGTCGCGCTATTTAGGTCAAGAGCAACCGTTCTATGCTTTGCAAGCTGTTGGTCTTGATGGAGAATCAGAACCTTTTACGCGAGTCGAAGATATGGCGGCCCACTACATTGGATTGATAAAGTCCATTCAACCGGAAGGTCCATACTTTTTAGGGGGGCATTCCTTTGGTGGATTAGTGGCTTTTGAAGTCGCCCAGCAATTACAAAAGCACGGAAATGAGGTGGCTTTACTAGCTATTCTAGATATGCATGCACCATATACGGAGCGACCAAAGTCTGGCAGCCATAAGCTAGATACAGATTGGAACAGTACAAAAATGTTGACCAGCATTGCTAATGTATTTGGTCGTATGTTTGGAAAAAACATTGATGTATCATACGAGTTTCTCCAACAGCTAACTTTTGAGGAGCAATTAAATTATGTTAACGAGCGATTTCAAATGGTCAATATTTTCCCTCCTGAAACAGGAGTTAAGCAAATTCGCGGTCTGATTAAAGTGGCGAGAGCAAGTCAAAATGCTTATTGCTACGTTCCACAGGAGGTTTGTCCAACTCAGATTACTCTCTTTCGAGCTAGTGACGAAGTGCCGATAGAACTTGCTGCTAATGTCGATATTTATAGGCTGCTTTACGACAGTAGAAAAAACGATCCAATGTGGGGATGGAGTGATTTTTCTGCTGGAGAAGTAGAACTTCATCCTGTTCCAGGAGACCATCTGACAATTATGACAGAGCCATACATTGGTGCTCTAGCCGAAAAGTTAAAATCCTCCTTAGAAAAAGCACAAACAGCTAACCCTATGGGTCGTCCGTAGGCTTATTTTTAAGGCGGTGTTGTGGGGCAATCAGCACTCCACAACACCGTTAAATTTATCCCGGCTTAAGTTATAAACCCGTCCATAAATACAAAAATAGGAGAAGAATCATGAAATTTCCTGATGGCCCAAAAACCCCAGCCTTGCTACAGTCTATTAATCTCATAGTTAATCCTCTCAATTACTTAGAGGATTGTGCTAAACGCTATGGAGGTATCTTTACAATAGGTTTTTTGAACTATCCTCCAACGGTGGTTGTCAGTCATCCCCAAGGCATGAAGGCGCTATTTACAGCCAGCCCACAAACCTTTAAGACAGCCGAAGCTATGCAAGAGTTACCAAGCACTTTTTCAGGTAAAACTGCACTAACCACGATAGATGGCGATCCTCACAGACGTCTAAAACAAATGTTAATGCCCGCTTTTCATGGGGATCGGATGCGAGCTTATAGCCAGTTGATTTGTGACATTACTCAGCAACAAATGACGCAGTGGAAAAAAGGAGAACGCTTTGACGTTCAGGGTTCCATCCAAGATATCTCACTGCAATTCATTATCCGTGCTATTTTTGGGGTAAATGAGGAAGCGAGCTTCCAACAGCTTAAGCAAACATTGATTTCACAGCTGAAGTTGTCGAGCAATCCTTGGGCCTCTATCATTTTGTACTTCCATACCCTACAGCAGGATTGGGGGCCTTGGAGTTTATGGGGGCGTTTTGTGCGCCTTCGCCAGCAGGTTGATAACATAATTTATGGTGAAATTAAGCGACGTCGGGATAATCCAGCGTTATTAGGTGAAGATATCCTTAGCTTAATGATGAGTGCTCGCGACGAGCAAGGCGAGCCGATGACAGATGAGGAAATGCGTGACAATTTAATTACATTATTAATAGGAGGTCATGAAACTACTTCTATCAGTATAACATGGGCTTTGTACTGGATTCACCGCTTGCCAGAGGTGTATGAAAAGCTGATGGTTGAATTAGATACTCTTGGCGATAATCCAGATTCAAGTGAGATTACTAAGCTTCCATATTTGAATGCCGTCTGTCACGAGAGCCTACGTATATACCCCCCCGTTATTTTGGCATCGTTTCGTATTGCCCAAAAGCCTATAGAAATTATGGGCTACCAGTTTGAACCAGGTACATTCATTTTGCCTTGCACATATTTAACTCACAGGCAAGAAGATTTATATCCAGAACCGAATCATTTTAGACCAGAGCGTTTTTTGGAGCGACAGTTTTCTGCTTATGAATTTGTGGCTTTTGGTGGCGGAAGCCGTCGGTGTATTGGATATGCGTTGTCTTTGTTTGAAATGAAATTAATCCTGGCTAGGATTCTCACTAACGTAAAACTAGCCCTACCCAATAACCGTGTTCCTAAACCTGTACGTAGCACTTTTACTGTTGCACCATCCCCAATATATCTCATTCCTGCCTAAAAGCTATTCTGAAAAACCTAGAATTAATAACGAATGGTACTGTAGATGGTGAGTGTCGGCTTTCAAAGTTTGATAACACAATCGTAAGTTTGATACCAAATCCGCTTGTCAAAACCCCTTTATGAATATCGACTAAATCTTTGTATGTCAGTAATGTAGGGCTATGGGGATAAGGGGGGTATGGGAAAAGGATTTGGTATGAGTCCTTATGATGGGACGATTACGGACGAGGTGCTCGCAGACTGAAAAAAGCATGTCAACAAATAGTTGATAGCGTACCAATTTTAGGAGGGAGATTGGTAAAGAAATGGTTTAGCCCCATAAAGGTTGTCTGTCAACCCAAAAAAACATGGTATTGGTTTTATTGAGGTTGATCTAGGTAACCAGGAGATCAATCTTGATAACTGATTATATGCAAAAACCTATATAAAAAATGTTTTCAATATTCCATAAAAAAGTGGAGATGCTATCAATACAGATGCTCGATTTATGCCACTATAATCAAAATTATAGTGGCATAAATTTACTGGAAAATCATTGTATAGTTGATGATGGAAGATATTTCCAATTGTTAGAACATCTAGGAGTACAGTTGCTTGACACTAAGGTGAGGAACTATTGTGATTCTTCTTGGCATCGGTGTATATTGCTTACGCTTTGTCCACTTATACGTTTATTATACAACCGGATTTGTTATAATCTTTCCAGTGTAGCTGGATATTCTCTAATTAATAGATCCAGTTCTGCTTGAGCAATCAACTGTTGTCGCCAACGGTCTAACTTATGTTCTACTGCTACCTTAATCCTTCAGCCTTCATCCTTTCGTTGGTAGGTCATGATGGATAGGGGAATACGGAATAGTTTAGTGGCTAGTTTGGACAAGCCAAACTTAAATTTCAGGGATTTGGGTAAGTCTTGCCAGGATACCGATACAAAACCGAAACGGGTGTAAAATGGGGTCAGCCAACCCATGCATTCGAGATAAAGAGGCTGAGTTGCCTCTTTGATTAGATTTTCCATAAGATAACTCCCCAATCCCTGATTGCGCCACTTAGGTGCCACAACCAAACTCCCCAATTCTTGGGCATCGGGAAAGTTGCGCAATTGTCCACAAGCCACCACACGCCCCTCAAATTCAATCACCCGAAACTGAGTCCAACGTAACTGGGTAGGCTCTAGTTTAGCAATCAGAATTAATTTAAGAATTGCCCAGGTATCCTGAGCACAGGCAGGCCGGAAAATGCATCCTGGTGGTAAGGATGGAGATGGTTTAGTCATCAGCTGTTGTGAATTGAATTTTTGTTCATGGTTGACCATCAAGCGTCAACCGTCAACCGTCAACCGTCAAACCTCAACAAACAACCAGTCAACAACAGACCCTCAGCCTGTCAATTTATCAGTT includes:
- a CDS encoding GNAT family N-acetyltransferase, with product MTKPSPSLPPGCIFRPACAQDTWAILKLILIAKLEPTQLRWTQFRVIEFEGRVVACGQLRNFPDAQELGSLVVAPKWRNQGLGSYLMENLIKEATQPLYLECMGWLTPFYTRFGFVSVSWQDLPKSLKFKFGLSKLATKLFRIPLSIMTYQRKDEG
- a CDS encoding cytochrome P450; this encodes MKFPDGPKTPALLQSINLIVNPLNYLEDCAKRYGGIFTIGFLNYPPTVVVSHPQGMKALFTASPQTFKTAEAMQELPSTFSGKTALTTIDGDPHRRLKQMLMPAFHGDRMRAYSQLICDITQQQMTQWKKGERFDVQGSIQDISLQFIIRAIFGVNEEASFQQLKQTLISQLKLSSNPWASIILYFHTLQQDWGPWSLWGRFVRLRQQVDNIIYGEIKRRRDNPALLGEDILSLMMSARDEQGEPMTDEEMRDNLITLLIGGHETTSISITWALYWIHRLPEVYEKLMVELDTLGDNPDSSEITKLPYLNAVCHESLRIYPPVILASFRIAQKPIEIMGYQFEPGTFILPCTYLTHRQEDLYPEPNHFRPERFLERQFSAYEFVAFGGGSRRCIGYALSLFEMKLILARILTNVKLALPNNRVPKPVRSTFTVAPSPIYLIPA